A stretch of the Haloarcula ordinaria genome encodes the following:
- a CDS encoding biotin--[acetyl-CoA-carboxylase] ligase, with the protein MNETRHRVLEALADGPVSGPALAEALGVSRAAVWKHVEGLRESGFDVESGDDGYRLASVPEFGGAAVAYELGAPFEVEYHDSIPSTNARARDLAAEGATDVVVLADEQTGGRGRLDRAWSSPSGGIWLSLLFRPDAPMAHAPVFTLAAAVAVTRAARGAGVDATIKWPNDVLVDDRKLVGILTEMEGEADRVSWVVVGIGINANVDPAALPSDADPTSLEAERGSPVDRRSFTQRVLEEFDALRQSPETVVDAWREYATTLGRRVGVETPSGTVEGEAVDIEFPGALVVETDTGRVTITAGDCDHLRPV; encoded by the coding sequence ATGAACGAGACACGACACCGGGTTCTGGAGGCGCTGGCCGACGGGCCGGTCTCCGGGCCGGCACTGGCCGAGGCGCTCGGCGTCTCCCGTGCGGCCGTCTGGAAGCACGTCGAGGGACTGCGCGAGAGCGGATTCGACGTCGAGAGCGGGGACGACGGGTACCGGTTGGCGTCGGTCCCGGAGTTCGGCGGCGCCGCAGTAGCGTACGAGCTCGGCGCCCCCTTCGAGGTCGAGTACCACGACAGCATCCCGAGCACGAACGCCCGCGCTCGCGACCTGGCTGCCGAGGGAGCGACCGACGTGGTGGTGCTGGCCGACGAACAGACCGGCGGCCGCGGCCGACTCGACCGCGCGTGGTCGTCGCCGAGCGGCGGCATCTGGCTCTCGTTGCTCTTCCGTCCGGACGCGCCGATGGCGCACGCCCCGGTGTTCACGCTCGCCGCAGCCGTCGCCGTCACCCGGGCCGCTCGCGGGGCCGGCGTCGACGCCACCATCAAGTGGCCGAACGACGTGCTCGTCGACGACCGGAAGCTCGTCGGTATCCTCACCGAGATGGAGGGCGAGGCCGACCGCGTCTCCTGGGTGGTCGTCGGCATCGGTATCAACGCGAACGTCGACCCTGCGGCCCTCCCGAGCGACGCCGACCCGACGAGTCTCGAGGCCGAGCGCGGGAGCCCGGTCGACCGGCGGTCATTCACGCAGCGCGTCCTCGAGGAGTTCGACGCGCTCCGACAGTCGCCCGAGACGGTCGTCGACGCCTGGCGAGAGTACGCGACGACGCTGGGTCGGCGCGTTGGCGTCGAGACACCGAGTGGCACCGTCGAGGGCGAGGCCGTCGATATCGAGTTCCCCGGCGCGCTCGTCGTCGAGACAGATACCGGCCGGGTGACTATCACGGCCGGCGACTGTGACCACCTCCGCCCGGTCTGA
- a CDS encoding universal stress protein: MYDRILLPTDGSEEMEHVIEHAVSLAKTHGATVHGLYVVDTGRFSALPADNSWEGLTQMLREEGELALDELEAYDEREVVVEGRMVEGDPTNEILEYAVETDCDVIVMGTHGRGGLDRLLLGSVAERVIRRSHVPVVTVPVGRGKLRDDPESAVQTAN, from the coding sequence ATGTACGACCGGATACTGCTGCCGACCGACGGCTCGGAGGAGATGGAGCACGTCATCGAGCACGCCGTCTCGCTCGCGAAGACCCACGGCGCGACGGTCCACGGTCTCTACGTGGTCGACACCGGCCGTTTCTCGGCGTTACCGGCCGACAACTCGTGGGAGGGTCTCACGCAGATGCTCAGGGAGGAGGGCGAGCTGGCGCTCGACGAACTGGAAGCGTACGACGAGCGGGAGGTCGTCGTCGAGGGCAGGATGGTCGAGGGCGACCCGACCAACGAGATACTGGAGTACGCCGTCGAGACCGACTGTGACGTCATCGTCATGGGGACGCACGGCCGCGGCGGGCTCGATCGGCTCCTGCTCGGTAGCGTCGCCGAACGCGTCATCAGGCGGTCACACGTCCCGGTCGTCACGGTCCCGGTCGGCCGCGGCAAGCTGCGCGACGACCCCGAGTCGGCCGTGCAAACCGCGAACTGA
- a CDS encoding amidohydrolase family protein, translating to MILEGTILRGPSFDAVEGRVVVEDDRIVAIEEDEVYSDDIVLPAFVNAHTHVGDSIAKEAGEGLSLEELVAPPDGLKHRLLREADRSELVAAMERSLDYMEQSGTGAFVEFREGGVEGVRALDDALEGSRLESVVLGRESVDVLEVADGFGASGANDADFSSERRATRRADKLFGIHAGEVDTTDINPALDLDPDFLVHLVQAEPLHLNRVEDSGMPVAVCPRSNLVTDVGLPPVEELIERTTVALGTDNVFLNSPSMFREMEFTAKLYDLTAHEVLAMATGNGAELAGLDCGVLEVGRPARLTVLDGNSDNLAGAQNPVRAVVRRAGTSDVKRVVLPES from the coding sequence ATGATACTCGAAGGGACGATTCTCCGCGGCCCATCGTTCGACGCGGTCGAGGGCCGCGTCGTCGTCGAGGACGACCGCATCGTCGCGATCGAGGAAGACGAAGTGTACAGCGACGATATCGTCCTCCCGGCGTTCGTCAACGCCCACACCCACGTCGGTGACTCCATCGCCAAGGAGGCCGGCGAGGGACTGAGTCTCGAGGAACTCGTCGCCCCGCCGGACGGGCTGAAACACCGACTGCTCCGCGAGGCCGACCGAAGCGAACTGGTGGCGGCCATGGAACGGAGTCTCGACTACATGGAGCAGTCGGGGACCGGCGCGTTCGTCGAGTTCCGCGAGGGCGGCGTCGAGGGCGTCCGTGCACTGGACGATGCACTCGAGGGCTCGCGTCTCGAAAGCGTCGTCCTCGGTCGGGAGTCCGTCGACGTCCTCGAAGTCGCAGACGGGTTCGGTGCCAGCGGCGCCAACGACGCCGACTTCTCCAGCGAGCGGCGCGCGACCCGGCGCGCGGACAAGCTGTTCGGCATCCACGCCGGCGAGGTCGACACCACCGACATCAACCCGGCGCTCGACCTGGACCCCGACTTCCTCGTCCACCTGGTCCAGGCCGAACCGCTCCACCTCAACCGGGTTGAAGACAGCGGGATGCCCGTCGCGGTCTGTCCCCGCTCGAACCTCGTCACCGACGTGGGCCTCCCGCCCGTCGAGGAGCTCATCGAGCGGACGACAGTCGCGCTCGGGACTGACAACGTGTTCCTCAACAGTCCCTCGATGTTCCGCGAGATGGAGTTCACCGCGAAGCTGTACGACCTGACTGCCCACGAGGTCCTGGCCATGGCGACGGGCAACGGGGCCGAACTCGCCGGGCTCGACTGCGGTGTCCTCGAAGTCGGCCGCCCGGCACGGCTGACCGTGCTCGACGGGAATTCGGACAACCTGGCTGGCGCGCAGAACCCCGTCCGGGCAGTCGTCCGGCGGGCAGGGACGAGTGACGTCAAGCGCGTGGTCCTCCCCGAGTCGTAG